tttgaTAATCAAGATTTGTGTGATAActaattttcacttataataaatctaaaatcagatttttagagttatgaaaattaaaaaaaaagtttagaggagagaaaaaaaaacttatgtgatatttgtgaaaccctatattttgattcactcaaccaaaatgagtgatatcagtggcaacttttaggtgggtgaatctctatatgatagaCAAAACAAGtactacatacctcttgatggagatcctgatatggagtatttgttagatggtgtagatgttttaacccaaagtgatggtcaatctcaaccaattgaagaaattagccaACAAAGTGGAGAACCAAGCACTGAAAATGACCAGTTATACTTCTAAACTAGTTCCCATTAGTTTTTTTTTGCTCAAAAttctctaaagtacgtaaaaatatCAAACTTTTAAAATTTTCAGAAGAACATGCGGTTGGAATTGAGCTCATTACCAACCGTACCTAGTGGTTACGGTTGCAAAAGTAtcagttaccaaccgtatgttcttcaattttggggaaaataccagttacggttgatTGAGAATTTTCGATACCAACCATAACTGATCATCCTATGCATGGCGGTATTTACTGCACCTAGTACGGTTGGTGTTTAAGAATTAGTTACCAACCGAACCTTCATACGGTGTCTTATGTATTTTCTTGACAAACCGTATATTACTCTGTATGTTGGTACGGTTGGTTTAAATTTTCGAATAACCAACCATACCCAAGGTTCGGTTGATAAGTTTTTATCGTTACCAACCGTATCTATAAACATATATTTGTTTTGTTGCCTAGTTTAGACTAATTTTGGTATATTTTTGTCCAGCTCCTTATTGTACCTCCTACAATGAATGACCAACCTTTAGCAAATCAACTTCTCACCAAAGATTCTAGCTctcactatttaaccgaggagacatgggaGGAGAAATACGATGCAAAGAAGTGGCCTAGAGAACGAGGCAAGTTGATTAGgtgtatcatagtttgtaatggtaCCACTAATGATAgtgcctttcaaatggtttgcgagtgtagtggaaaaCATAAAAGTCACGCAAAAATGGATACCTTGCAAGTAGCaaagacaaagaggaagaatactaCTTTCAGTATGAAGACAGGATGCCTCTTCAAGCTTCAGTTTAAAAGGAACAAGGCAAACaagtggtttttggagaaagttgtatgtggtagtcataaccaccctataccCGAGAGTTTGCTATCACACGCTTATGCTGGACGCCTTACCAAAGAAGAATAGAATATCGTAGAATCACTGACACAAATTCGTATGAAGCCGATTGATATCATCGCTCACTTAAAGGAAAGAAACCCTCAAAATGCTTATAATTTGGATAACATCTACAATGCAAGAAAAAAATACAAGGCtaagaaatgggaacaaaggcacgaaatgcaacaattaaaGCGTCTGGAGGAGATGCATAACTACTCCGTATTccacgatgatgatgagaaaggacGAATAAGACATCTTTTGTTGGCTAGTTCCGTTTGACGAAGACTTGTCAATTAAGAAAACAGTTGTAATGGGGCATGTGGAAGGAAATCATTACATTGGCCTCCGATTGCATGAAGGAAGTCCATTACCTCTATTGTGGAGGGAATTTGCTTGTGACGGTGAACTCCCCAAGACTTGGTGCAATCGATTTGAGGAAAGGATGGAATTATGGAAGGCCATAATTCAATCTATGCCGAGCAATTCGTACTTATGAGCGATGACgaagaatgaatgaatgaagTATTATGTTGAAAGTAGTTCAAAGAATGTTGaaagtattttttattttgactAAATGTGATATGATTAAAAGTGACAATATCATATCTATTTGATTCgtgtgatgaatgaatgaagtatTTTGTTCAAAGAATGTGAACTTAAGGTATTAGGATTACATACGGTTGGTAAAAGAAAGACAAATACGAACCGTATGTCTTAGTAAATTTGAAATCCAGAGATACGGTTGATAATTAAAAGGAAGTTACCAACCGTACCTCTGGATTAATTTGAAACCcgtacatacggttggtaattaaaaGGCAGTTACCAACCGTACCTCTGGATTAATTTGAAATCCAGAGGTACGGTTGGTAACTGTTTCGGACTTACACACCGTACCTCTGAGTAATTAAGAATACCATAGTTACAGGGATACATGAAGATATACGGTTGATTAGCTTAGTTGAGTTACCAACCGTACCTTAACACACGGTTGGTAGCGTAGTTGGGTTACCAACCGTACCTGATAAGTTAGGCTAAGCACCACTCCCGGTTTACATACGGTTATTAGCTTAGTTGAGTTACCAACCATTCCTTTACATACGGTTGGTAGCATAGTTGGGTTACCAACCGTACCTGATAAGTTAGGCTAAGCACCACTCCCACTTTACATATGGTTGAGTAGCTTAGTTGAGTTACCAGCTGTAGTCCAAATTTATAGATAATATCCATAAGTTCAAATCCATAACTAACACATATAAGATCATAAGCTAAA
This genomic interval from Papaver somniferum cultivar HN1 unplaced genomic scaffold, ASM357369v1 unplaced-scaffold_107, whole genome shotgun sequence contains the following:
- the LOC113328295 gene encoding uncharacterized protein LOC113328295, yielding MNDQPLANQLLTKDSSSHYLTEETWEEKYDAKKWPRERGKLIRCIIVCNGTTNDSAFQMVCECSGKHKSHAKMDTLQVAKTKRKNTTFSMKTGCLFKLQFKRNKANKWFLEKVVCGSHNHPIPESLLSHAYAGRLTKEE